The segment GTCGATCAGCAGTCGGGTGTCGGCTATCCGCTATCACCTGTCAGCTGTCAGCTGTCGGCGGGAGGTCCGGGGTTTTTCGGGCGCTCTTCCGCCTCTCCAACCTCCGCCCCGCAAGATGGTAGGATGGCCGCCCATGCTGCTGATGATCGACAATTACGACTCGTTCACCTACAACCTGGTGCAGTACCTGGGCGAGCTCGGCGCGGATGTGCGGGTCTTCCGCAACGATCGGATCGGGCTTGCGGAGATCACGGCGCTCGGCCCGGAGCACATCGTCATCTCGCCCGGCCCCTGCACCCCAAACGAGGCCGGGATATCGGTGCACGTCATCGAGCATTTCAGCGGAAAGGTCCCGATCCTGGGCGTATGCCTCGGGCATCAGGCCATCGGCCAGGCCTTCGGCGGTCGCGTCGTTCACGCCGGCGCCGTCATGCACGGCAAGACCTCCCCCATCCATCATCGCGGCGCGGGTGTGTTTCACGGCCTTGTCGATCCCTTCCAGGCGACCCGCTATCATTCGCTGGTCATCGACCGTGAGGGCCTCCCGGA is part of the Pseudomonadota bacterium genome and harbors:
- a CDS encoding aminodeoxychorismate/anthranilate synthase component II, encoding MLLMIDNYDSFTYNLVQYLGELGADVRVFRNDRIGLAEITALGPEHIVISPGPCTPNEAGISVHVIEHFSGKVPILGVCLGHQAIGQAFGGRVVHAGAVMHGKTSPIHHRGAGVFHGLVDPFQATRYHSLVIDREGLPDCLEITAWTETPQGEIDEIMGVQHRHLRVAGVQFHPESIMTEHGHALLRNFLIHA